Genomic segment of Truepera radiovictrix DSM 17093:
GCCTCCTCGTCACCGAGGCCGACCAACGCCTCGCTCAGGCGCCAAAAGCGCGCCTGCAGCTCCGGGTCGCGCGAACGCCACGACGAGCTCGCGGGCCGGCAGTCGGCGAAGTAGCGCCCCGAGATCCCCGCGACCTCGGGCGACGCCGCGAGGTAGATCACGGTCTTCGCCCCCTCCTCCGGCGACTTAAATAGGGGCCGCGCGAGCTTGAGCAAAAGCGCCCCGACGCCACGGTTGCCGCTCCCGAAGCCGGTCGCGACGCCGCCGGGGTGGAGCGCGTTGACGCTCACAGCGGTGCCGGCGAGGCGGCGCGCGAGCTCGTACGAAAAGAGCAGGTTGCCGAGCTTCGACTGGCTGTAGGCTTTCCAACCGTTGTAGCCGCGCCGCAGCATGGGGTCGTCCCAGTGCACGCGCCCGAGGCGCTCCGCTTGCGACGAGACGGTGACGACGCGCGCCGCGGGGCTCGCCAGCAGCGGTTCTAGAAGCAGGTGGGTCAGCAAAAACACGGAGAGGTGGTTGAGCGCGAGGGTGCGCTCGAGCCCCTCGGCGGTCGTCTGGCGCTCCGAGAAAAAGGCGCCCGCGTTGTTGACGAGCACGTCGAGCCGCGGCGCGCGCGCGCGCAACGCGCGCGCCACGCGGCGCACCTCGGCGAGGCTGGAGAGGTCGGCGGGGAAAAAGTGCACCTCGGCGCCCGTCTGGCGTAGCTGCGCCGCCAGCGCCTCCCCCTCGCCGCTCGGCCGCGAGACCGTCAACACGGTGGCGCCCGCGCGGGCGAGCGCGCGGGCCGTCTCGCGGCCTATGCCCGAGCTCGCCCCGGTCACGAGCACCGTGCGCCCACGGAGGTCGGCAGGGGCGGTGATCCGGGCCGCTGCGGATGGTGCCGTCTCTGAAGTCTGCATATAGGGCACTATACGGACGCGCGCCCCCTAAGAGCGTGGGGAGGGGCCCCTTTCGGCGCCCACCCCGCGCTCGAGGCCGGCCCCCATGGGCCATGGGTCTTATCGCCACACATGTCCGCCGAATCTACGGTGTCGTGAGGCTCGGCGACCTACACTTGGGCATGGCCGACGCGCAAAGTTACACCTCCGAAGAGCTCCTAGCGATGTGGCAATCCTTTCAGCTCAACCAGCAGCCCATGTGCCCCGCCTGCGGCGAGGCGGTCGAGCTCGAGCTCTCCGGCGACCCCGCCGAGAGCGGCGCCGACACCGCCGAATTCAGGGCGCACTGCACCGGCTGCGGCCGCGAGGGCCGCGACAAGCCGGGGGAGCACGGCGACGTCCAGGCGTGGCTCGACTAGTCGGGCGCGGGCGGCGCCTCACCCGAAGCGTGGGGGGGCGGCTGCGCGGGACCGCAGCGCAGCCGTTGTGACCCCAGCGCCCTGGCGGTGACCTCAGCCGAGCCCCCTAGTCTTGCCCGCAGCGCGCTCTTGGCGCGCTTTTTTTGTGGCGTGACCGCCTTGCGGCGCTCTAAACCGTGCGGTGCGCACCGGCCAAAAGGAACGCCACCGAACGGCTGCGCCCCCTCGCCACCCGCCCCGTCGCCGCCGTCTGCTATACTCACACGAGTCTCATCCAGAGGAGGACGGGTGCCTCGACCCCTGCCGACACGACCCCCCTTCAGGGCGGCTTTGCAGCTGCGCTCGGTCGCCTCGCTGCTCATCGGCGCGTGCGTCGTGGGGTGCGCGGACGGGCGCGGCGACGTGACCGCTTCGCCGCTCTGGATCGGCGTCGAGGGCGCGCAGTGGGTCGCGTTGCAAGACGGATCGGGGCCGTGGCGCGCGCTCGAGCTGCGCGGCGCGCTCCCCTACACCCCGCCCCCGACCGAGGCAGCACCCTTTGAGGTCGCGGCGCGCGCCGCCCCACCCACCACCCGAACCGACGCCTCCAGCTTCGCCTTGCAGGTCACGGTCGCCGATCCCCAAGGGCGTTACGGCGTCGCGAGCGTCTGCGTAGACGCTTCGGGCAGCGTCGTCGTCCGCGTGCAGCACGCCACCCTCGCCGAGGGCGCGCACGTCACCTCGGGCTGCACCCCACCCCCTACCGGTGAGGTCGCAACGGTCGCCGGAAAGGTCATCGGGCTCGCGGAGGGGGCTTACAGCAGCGTCTACCTGGGGGGACGCGCCACCCTCGTCGAGGGTGCAGCGCCGGAGCAGCGCTTGGTGGTGCCCCCTCACGGCGACGCCGCGCTCGACCTCGTCGCGGCCCGCTACCGAGGCGACGCGCTCGTCCCCGAGCGGTTGGTCTACGAACCCAACGTCGCTCTGGCACCCGAAAGCGGCCTCGAGGTCGATTTCACCGGCCCGTCATCTTTTGCGCCACACCCCAACCGCTTTACGGTCGGCGGCGCTGCCGTCGGGGAGGTCGTCGCCGGGAGCGTCGACCTCGTCAGCCCCGGCGGCACCCGGGCGCGTTTGGGGGAGGTCAGCGGCGAAGGGGCGCTCGTCTACGCCCAGCCGACCGCCGACCGCGTGCCGGGGAGCGTGCTGCACGCCGTGGTGCAGGGCTTTGCGTACGACGACGCCGCGCAGGCGGGCGCGAGCCGCGGGCTCGCGGTGGCGTTCCCCCCGCCCGAAGCGCCCCGCGCGCCGCAGCACCCGCCCAAGCTCACGCTCCCCGCAGCGCTCGGCCCGGTGCAGCTCACCCTCCGAGGCGCGCCCGATACCCTACGCCCGCTCGCCTCGTGGTCCGCACACGCGCGTAGCGGCCGCTACGCGCAGGTCTACTCGCAGATCCGGGGTGGGCGCACCCTGTCGTACGCCCTGCACCAGAGCCACCGCTGGACCGAGCTGCGGCGCGCGCGCTCGAGCGTGCGTGGGGGCGAGCGCACCCTGCGCGCAGCGCTCCCCGACTTCAGCGACCTCCCGGGTTGGGACCCGAGCTGGGCGCTCAGCGCGGACACCGAGCTCTTTTGGAGCGTGGTCTTCGAGAGCGCACCCTTCCCCATCGGTGGCGTTGGGGGCACGGCGCGCGCGTTCGCGAGCCGCTCGGGGGTGGTGCGGCCGTAGCAAAGCCTCAGGGATGACCGCGGCCACCCGCGCGCGCGCCCCCCACGAGCGCCTCCGCGAGCGGCGCGGCGAGCGCGGCGGCGGCCAGGAAGCCGCGCCCAGCGAGCGCGCCGACGAACACCACGTTGGGGGCGAGCTCGAGCACCCGCGGCCGGTTGTCCTCCGCCTTGGCGCGCACCCCGGACCACACCGCGCACTGCGGCGCCCCCAAAAGCGCAGGTACGAACCACCCCCCCGCGCGCTGCAGCCGCGCGGGCGCCGACGAGTCCTCACGGTCGGCCGCGCGGTGGTTGCCCCCCAGGTGCATCACCCCCGCCTCACCCCCCGCCGCGACCGGCACCCCGTAGACGGCCCCCGCGAGCGGGTAGCTGGGGAGCGCCCCCAGCGCGAAGGTCACGACCTCCCCCGCGACGTGCGTCAGCTCGGGGGGTGCAGCCGCCCCCGCCGGTAGGGGCGGGAGCGCGTGCGCACCGACGCAGAGGGCGACGGCGTCGGCGACCAAAGGCCCCGCCGCGGTGCGCAGCGTGTAGGGGCCGCCGCGCTGCGGCGCCTCGACCGCCAGCACCTCGCACGCCGTGCGCAGCGCCGCGCCGCGCGCCGCCGCCGCCGCGCGCAGCGCCGCGAGGTAGCGCGAGGGCAGCACGAAACCGCCCTCGCGCGCCACGAAACCGCCGAAAGGGGTGTGAAACCCGCCCCGCGCCACCCGCCCTGGCACCGCGTCCGGCCCGAACCAGCGCACCCCCGGCCGCTGCGCCCAGAGCCGCGCCTGCTTGGGGCTCGAGGCGATGCGGAGCACCCCGCTGCGCACGGCGCCGGTGCGGTAGCCCGCGGCCTCGAGCTCCGCGACGAGCGCCCAGGTCGCCCGCAGCGCCGCGAGGTCGGCGCCTGTGGCCCGCGCGCTGCGCCCCCGGTACGGGTTCAGCAGCGCCGCGGGCACCGCCGACGCCCCTCCGGAGCCCGCGGGGGCGCGCTCGAGCAGCGTCACCCGCGCGCCGCGCCGCGCGAGGGCGTAGGCGAGCGTCGAACCCATCACCCCGCCCCCGACCACGGCGACGTGCGGTGAGTCTTGCGGCGGGTTCATCGGGGAGCGTGGACGGGTTTATAGGCCAGCAGCACCTCGCGCTTACCCCCTTGGGGGCCGGGGCGCTTGTGCGGCACCAGCCCGAGTGCGGCGAGGCGCCGCCGCACCTCGCCCTGGACGCAGTAGCTCGTCAGCGTCCCCCCGGGGACGAGCGCCGCGGCGAGGCACGCCAAAAACGCGGGGGTCCAGAGTTCGGGGTTGACCTCCGGGCTAAACGCGTCTTGGTAGACCGCGTGGTGCGCGCAGGCGAGCCCGCGAACCCGCTCGGCGGCGTCCCCGAGGCGGAGCTCGAGCGTCACCTCTGCACCCGAGCGCGCAAAGGAGAAGGGCTGCGCTTCGGAAGCCGGCCCCGAGCGCCACGCGAGAAACGCCTCGACGAGCCCCTCCTCGCCGAGGAGCGCGCCGTAACCGAGGGCGGCGAGTTCGGCCGCCGTGAGCAGGTCGCGCTCGAGCGCCACGTAGTGCAGCCGCGCCCCGGGGGTGCGCAGGGCCGCGCGCGCCGTCACGAAGAAGTTGAGCCCCGTCCCGAAACCGACCTCGAGCACCCGCGCGCGCCCCGCCGCGAGCCGCGCGGCGACCCCCGAGGGCTTCAGAAACACCTCGAGCGCTTCGGTGAGCGCCCCGTGGCGCGAACCGTAGGCTTGCGCGTAGCGGGCGCTGTAGAGCGTCAGGCTGCCGTCGCGCGTCCTTTGCACGTGGGGCTGGGGGGTAGGCGCCGTCACCCCCCCATCGTACCGCAGCCCCTCCCTCACCCCCGCCACGGAGCGCGGTATAAGCTGTAGGCATGATGGACGTGCTTGAACGGGCGCGGGCGACGGTGACCGCGTTTCTCTCCGCAACCGGCGCGGCCTTGGGGGCCGCTCTGGCGCGCCTCGGGCCGCTCGAGTGGGGCGCGCTCGCCGCCGCGCTGCTGCTCTTTGTCCTCGTCGCGCTCCTTGTGCGCGCCCGCCGCAGCGACCCCAACCAAGGACGTCCGGAGGTGCTCATCTCCCTGGGCGCCATCACCGCCTCCGAAGGGTTCGACGCGGAAGGGGGGGTGATGCTGCCCAAACGCTACCGGCTCAAGATGACGGTCAGCAACCTCAACACCTACCCGATGCAGGCGCTCGAGCTCGCCCTCAAAACCCCCGAGATGGCGCTGCCCATTACCGTCGAGCTCGCCGCCATCATCCCCCCCGAGGGGTCGGTCGTGATCGACGAGCCGCTCCCCGAGATCACGGGCGACGAGGGCAAGCTCAACCTCTACCTCTACGCCGCCAACCGCTCGGGGCGCACCTACCGGTTGCAGACCGCGTTTGCGCTCGAGCCGTGGAACGAGCGCTACAAGATCTCCCCGCTCGGTCAGAGCGTCGCCGTCACCCGCCAGCTCGCCAGCATGGGGGTCAGCCGCGTCCAGGAGCGGGCGTGGCGCGAGCGCGAGGAGCGGCGCGCCCCTAGCGAGAGCGGCGCGTGGCGCGCGCCCGTGCGCCGCGCACCACACGCCAGGCGCCGCGAGCGCGCCGAACCCGAGCGCGGCGTAGGGGTCTATGACGCGCCCGA
This window contains:
- the mnmD gene encoding tRNA (5-methylaminomethyl-2-thiouridine)(34)-methyltransferase MnmD, translated to MTAPTPQPHVQRTRDGSLTLYSARYAQAYGSRHGALTEALEVFLKPSGVAARLAAGRARVLEVGFGTGLNFFVTARAALRTPGARLHYVALERDLLTAAELAALGYGALLGEEGLVEAFLAWRSGPASEAQPFSFARSGAEVTLELRLGDAAERVRGLACAHHAVYQDAFSPEVNPELWTPAFLACLAAALVPGGTLTSYCVQGEVRRRLAALGLVPHKRPGPQGGKREVLLAYKPVHAPR
- a CDS encoding SDR family NAD(P)-dependent oxidoreductase, encoding MQTSETAPSAAARITAPADLRGRTVLVTGASSGIGRETARALARAGATVLTVSRPSGEGEALAAQLRQTGAEVHFFPADLSSLAEVRRVARALRARAPRLDVLVNNAGAFFSERQTTAEGLERTLALNHLSVFLLTHLLLEPLLASPAARVVTVSSQAERLGRVHWDDPMLRRGYNGWKAYSQSKLGNLLFSYELARRLAGTAVSVNALHPGGVATGFGSGNRGVGALLLKLARPLFKSPEEGAKTVIYLAASPEVAGISGRYFADCRPASSSWRSRDPELQARFWRLSEALVGLGDEEAAALRRVSQAAGAAR
- a CDS encoding NAD(P)/FAD-dependent oxidoreductase; amino-acid sequence: MNPPQDSPHVAVVGGGVMGSTLAYALARRGARVTLLERAPAGSGGASAVPAALLNPYRGRSARATGADLAALRATWALVAELEAAGYRTGAVRSGVLRIASSPKQARLWAQRPGVRWFGPDAVPGRVARGGFHTPFGGFVAREGGFVLPSRYLAALRAAAAARGAALRTACEVLAVEAPQRGGPYTLRTAAGPLVADAVALCVGAHALPPLPAGAAAPPELTHVAGEVVTFALGALPSYPLAGAVYGVPVAAGGEAGVMHLGGNHRAADREDSSAPARLQRAGGWFVPALLGAPQCAVWSGVRAKAEDNRPRVLELAPNVVFVGALAGRGFLAAAALAAPLAEALVGGARAGGRGHP